ACGATGAAGCTCGTGATCGTCCACGACCTGGTGGAGGTCTACGCGGGGGACAGCCCGGTCTTCGACCCGGCCGCGGTCCAGGGCCAGCGCGAGCGCGAGGCCGCGGCGGCGGGCCGGCTCTTCCCGCTGCTGCCGGAGGACCAGGCGCGGACGGTCCGCGAGCTCTGGGAGGAGTTCGAGGCCGGCACCACGCCGGAAGCACGCTTTGGCCGAGCGATGGACCGGCTCGAGCCCATGCTGCTGAACTGGCTCAACCGGGGCGGGACCTGGCAGATGCCGGGCGCGACCGAGGGCACCGTCCGTGCCCGAGAGGCGGGCGTCGTCACCGCGTCCGCGTCCCTCGGGAAGGCCGCGGAGCTGCTGGTCGAGCACGGCCTGCGCAACGGCTGGATCCGGCGGGACATGGAGGGCGTCCAGCCCTCGTCGTGACCCCACTGCTCGTCGGGGCGCCCGACCCCGGCGGCAGCGGCCGCGCCCGCCGCTGTCACCCGGGCGGCGGAGCGGCCGAGCCGCGTCGCAGGCTGCGCGCGAGCGTCGGGATCACGACCGCGGCAGGCACGAGGTGCAGCGCCACGAGAGCGACGACGGTGCCGCCATCGGCGCCGGACAGCAGCGGCGGAACCAGCGAGACCGCGGTCAGCGACACCGCTGCGAGCACGAAATGCCGGTCCGGGCGCCCGCTCCAGCGGAGGAAGGCGACGGCCATGACGACGCCGACGAGCGAGAAGAAGCCTGTCACCACTGCGAACCCGGGCAACGGGATCGGCTCGCCGCCCTCGGGCACCCGGAAGCTCGCCCCCGCAGCCCGGGCCAGCGCAGCGGTCGACGTGGTGGCAGCCATCGCTGCGAGCGTGGCGGCCACACCGGTGCCCGCGAGCCGAGCCGGTCGCCTGGTCGATGGTGGTGCCGGGTCTGCAACCACCGGGTCGCTGTCGACGCTGGTCACGGGTTCTCCTCCTCCTGCGCCGGGGCCACGGGTCAGGCTGCGGCGTCGAGCTGCTCGGCGATGCCCTCCAGGCACCACTGCCAGCCCGTCCGCATGTGCTCGTGGGCCAGCGGGTCGGCCAGGCCCTCGAGCGTGAGCTCCACCCGTGTCCCGCCCGCTACCGGCAGGAGCAGGACGGTGCAGCGGGACCGCTCGTCCATGTCGTCCCCGCTGGTGACGATGTCGAGCACCAGCCGCTCCACGGGCTCGAAGACCGCGAACGTCGCTGTCTCGCTGTAGGCGTCGCCGGCCGGGCGCGGCCCGAACCGCAGCCGGTAGCCCCCGCCGAGGCGGGCGTCGACCTCGCAGCTCGCGACCCGCCACTCGGGGTCGGGGCAGGCCCACCGCTGCAGCAGGTCCGCGCGGGTGAAGGCACCCCAGACGCGCTCGGGTGGCGCGGGGTAGGTGCGCTCGAGGTCGAAGGACCGGAGCGGAGCGTCGGTCATGTCTCCTCCAGGAGGGAGCCGAGGGCGTCCAGCCGGGCCGACCAGAGCGCCTGTTGCTGTGCGGTCCACGTCGCGACGGCGACCAGCGCGTCCTCACGCAGCCGGCATTCGCGCACGCGGCCCCGCTTGACGGTCGTCACCAGCCCCGCCTCCTCGAGCACGCGCACGTGCTTGAGCACGGCGGGCAGCGACATCGCCGCCGGCGCCGCCAGGTCTCCCGCGGAGGAGGGCCCGCGGGCGAGCCGCTCGACGATGGCGAGCCGCGTCGGGTCACCGAGGGCCGCGAACTGACGGTGAACCATGCGGTTAACTGTTGCGGGCTCGTGTGCCGGTGTCAAGCCTTGCGGTCAGCTCCCGGACGAACCGGTCTGCCGTAGCCGGCGGGCGAGTCGGCGGTGCCAGCTCCTCTCCCGTCGCGCGGTCTGCTCGGCGAGGTCGTCGCTGACGAAGCGGCGTACGGCCTCGGCTGAGGCGCCGGCCAGGTCGGGGCGCGTGCGGGCCAGGCGACGACGCAAGCCACGTAGGTCGTGCCGCCCCGTCGGGATGAGGGTCACCACCTCGCCCGTACTGCTGACCTCGACCACTTCGGCATCGGCGGTCCACGCGAACGGGCCGTAGACGCCTTCCTCGACGTCGACGGCTTCCATGTAGCCCGCTGCGTGCGCGAGGCTCGCGAAGACCAGGGCGGCACCCGTCTCATCGAAGATCAGGATGCCCGTGTCGGTGCGGCCCATTCGATGATGGTCGCCCAGGGGCGGCGGCTCGGTCGAGCGGTCGCCTCAGCTGCGGCACCAGTGTGACGGCGGCCCGAGGTGCCCGGTGGCCGGGCACGCAACGGTCCGCCCTGTCCTCCCGACCGACACCACGGTGCCACCCGCCCGGGTGGACGCCACGCTGTCGAGGTGGCCCTCACCGCACCGGACGCCCTGCTCGCCGCCGCCTCGCTGCACCTCGGCTTCCAGCTGACGGTGACCGGCCTCGCCTACCCGGCACTGGCGGAGGTCCCGGAGGGCGACTGGGCGCGCGCTCACTCGGCCCATGGCCGCCGGGTCACGCCCGTCGTGGCCCTCGTCTACGGCCTGCTCGCGGCCGCCTGCCTCTGGACCCTGGCGGCCCGGCCGTACGACCCGTTGCTGCTGCTTGCTGCAGCCGGCGCCGGCTCCGCGGCCCTGGCGACGGCGCTCGTCGCCGGGCCGACGCACGGCCGGCTCAGCCGGGAGGGCCGCAGCGCCGAGCGCCTGCGCACCCTTCGTCGCGCTGACGGCGTACGGCTCGGCTGTGCCCTCGCGTGCGCGGCGGCCGCGCTCGGCCACGCAGTGTTGGAGGGCAGC
Above is a window of Motilibacter aurantiacus DNA encoding:
- a CDS encoding DUF6069 family protein, with protein sequence MTSVDSDPVVADPAPPSTRRPARLAGTGVAATLAAMAATTSTAALARAAGASFRVPEGGEPIPLPGFAVVTGFFSLVGVVMAVAFLRWSGRPDRHFVLAAVSLTAVSLVPPLLSGADGGTVVALVALHLVPAAVVIPTLARSLRRGSAAPPPG
- a CDS encoding SRPBCC family protein; this encodes MTDAPLRSFDLERTYPAPPERVWGAFTRADLLQRWACPDPEWRVASCEVDARLGGGYRLRFGPRPAGDAYSETATFAVFEPVERLVLDIVTSGDDMDERSRCTVLLLPVAGGTRVELTLEGLADPLAHEHMRTGWQWCLEGIAEQLDAAA
- a CDS encoding ArsR/SmtB family transcription factor → MVHRQFAALGDPTRLAIVERLARGPSSAGDLAAPAAMSLPAVLKHVRVLEEAGLVTTVKRGRVRECRLREDALVAVATWTAQQQALWSARLDALGSLLEET
- a CDS encoding HD domain-containing protein, whose product is MENNALIVDSSPFPPGLDERLAAQLTFIAEVDRLKTVLRASPLAAADRRENDAEHSWHLALMVMLLAEYADEPIDVGHTMKLVIVHDLVEVYAGDSPVFDPAAVQGQREREAAAAGRLFPLLPEDQARTVRELWEEFEAGTTPEARFGRAMDRLEPMLLNWLNRGGTWQMPGATEGTVRAREAGVVTASASLGKAAELLVEHGLRNGWIRRDMEGVQPSS